The proteins below come from a single Thalassophryne amazonica unplaced genomic scaffold, fThaAma1.1, whole genome shotgun sequence genomic window:
- the LOC117506065 gene encoding double-stranded RNA-specific editase 1-like: MDVDEEENMSSSSTDVKENRNLDNVSCKDSVVEQLSNGSGLSGRKRPLEEGNGGHAHTKFRAKKRKKTPGPVLPKNALMQLNEIKPGLQYKLQSQTGPVHAPIFVMTVEVNGQMFEGIGPTKKKAKLNAAEKALRSFVQFPNASEAHLAMGRTLTVNTDFTSDQADFPDMLFNGFETPATPEESFYLGSNGNSSLSSLAEYPLPTPPGSNLAQAPLPPPSAFSSPSSGKNPVMILNELRPGLKYDFVSESGESHAKNFVMSVTVDAQMFEGSGRNKKLAKARASQAALSALFNMQLDQTPSRQPIPREGLQLHLPQVSH; encoded by the exons ATGGACGTCGATGAGGAGGAGAATATGA GTTCAAGCAGCACTGACGTTAAGGAAAACAGAAACCTGGATAACGTGTCCTGCAAAGATTCGGTGGTTGAACAGCTATCCAATGGAAGTGGCTTGAGTGGCCGAAAGCGCCCTCTTGAAGAGGGAAACGGCGGCCATGCACACACCAAGTTTCGAGCCAAGAAGCGCAAGAAAACACCAGGGCCTGTCTTACCCAAGAATGCCCTCATGCAGTTGAATGAGATCAAACCAGGCCTGCAGTACAAACTACAGTCTCAGACCGGCCCTGTCCATGCACCGATTTTTGTAATGACTGTGGAAGTCAACGGGCAAATGTTTGAGGGCATAGGCCCAACTAAAAAGAAGGCTAAATTAAATGCAGCTGAGAAAGCACTGCGTTCCTTTGTTCAATTCCCCAATGCATCTGAGGCACATCTGGCTATGGGTCGAACACTGACGGTGAACACAGACTTTACATCAGACCAAGCCGACTTTCCAGACATGCTCTTCAATGGTTTCGAGACACCAGCCACACCTGAAGAGTCCTTCTATCTCGGCTCGAATGGCAACAGCTCTTTAAGTTCTCTAGCGGAGTATCCACTGCCCACGCCACCTGGCAGCAACCTTGCCCAGGCACCGCTGCCCCCTCCATCAGCCTTTAGCTCACCCTCCAGTGGCAAGAACCCCGTCATGATTCTCAATGAGCTCAGGCCGGGCCTCAAATATGACTTCGTGTCAGAGAGCGGTGAGAGTCATGCCAAGAATTTTGTGATGTCAGTCACAGTGGATGCACAGATGTTTGAAGGCTCAGGACGCAATAAGAAGCTGGCTAAAGCCCGGGCATCACAGGCTGCCCTCTCAGCTCTGTTCAACATGCAGCTAGACCAGACACCATCACGGCAGCCCATACCAAGAGAGGGATTGCAGCTTCACCTGCCACAGGTAAGTCATTAA